TTTGATTGTCAGCAAACATAGTGTTTTTGATGATACATGTAGTCGTGGACTAGCTTCTATCAAACTATTAACAGGACAAATCAAATCCATACAAAAACAACATGTTCTTTTGATCGGAGAAAAAATTTATAAAGTTAGAGATATTTTAAGAGGTATGAATTCACCTGAGACAACATTTTCAGCATGGATAAATTTTGTTTTTCACACGAAATCTTCAGCTTATAATGCTTTAGGGTATTACGAATTATTTATAAGTCTTCCAGATAAAAACACGAAGTCTTTGTTTCAATCAATACCATATAAAACAGCTTATCTATTAGCCTCTAGAAAAGGATCTGTTAAAGATAAAGTTAAGGTCCTGGGTAAAATCTATGGCATGTCAAATACATCAGCTATTGATGTCTTAAATAAGTTTCTTCCTTCCTTGAGAACTTCTCAAACAGAAAGACTGACTAATTGTGAAGATAAGAATAAAGAATTATCC
This genomic stretch from Chlamydia poikilotherma harbors:
- a CDS encoding CT583 family protein — encoded protein: MSKLVKEASAFFQKNQENTRKEFHKKEFAMDVFSVSLSEDEKEQIESLIVSKHSVFDDTCSRGLASIKLLTGQIKSIQKQHVLLIGEKIYKVRDILRGMNSPETTFSAWINFVFHTKSSAYNALGYYELFISLPDKNTKSLFQSIPYKTAYLLASRKGSVKDKVKVLGKIYGMSNTSAIDVLNKFLPSLRTSQTERLTNCEDKNKELSEKLMEILKTICSGLELSEYNKNLLQQLFEKTLQVNSRC